The following coding sequences are from one Natrarchaeobaculum sulfurireducens window:
- the hemL gene encoding glutamate-1-semialdehyde 2,1-aminomutase, with the protein MNDDNSRELYDRALSVMPGGVNSAVRAAIEPYPFFVQKGDGGHVIDADGNRLVDWVMGLGPLLLGHDLPDQVRAAIQQNASEGPMYGTPTEVEVDLAEFVVRHVPSVEKIRFVNSGTEATTSAVRLARGYTGRNKIVVMQGGYHGAQESTLVEGDAENPQPSSAGVPHSFAEHTLPVPFNDEDAMRAVFEEHGEDIAAVMTEPILGNYGIVSPEDGYLEFLRELTDEHGSLFILDEVITGFRVGGLGCAQSEFGVTPDITTFGKIIGGGFPVGAIGGKAHIIEQFAPSGPVFQAGTFSGHPVTMAAGLETLQFAAENGVYDHVNGLGERLRTGLSEIVADQAPEYTVVGTDSMFKVIFTRAGPGKNSLDEACTDGCRQNPTCPRYDHCPKNAADVKNAETERWRRVFWGQMKAQGIFLSQNQFECQFVSYAHTDEDVERTLEAYKEAL; encoded by the coding sequence ATGAACGACGACAACTCACGCGAGCTGTACGATCGGGCACTGTCGGTCATGCCCGGTGGCGTCAACTCCGCGGTTCGCGCGGCGATCGAACCGTACCCATTCTTCGTCCAGAAAGGCGACGGCGGCCACGTCATCGACGCCGACGGCAACCGACTCGTCGACTGGGTGATGGGGCTCGGTCCGCTCCTCTTGGGCCACGACCTGCCCGACCAGGTACGCGCGGCGATCCAGCAAAACGCCAGCGAAGGGCCGATGTACGGGACGCCGACAGAGGTCGAGGTCGACCTCGCCGAGTTCGTCGTCCGCCACGTCCCAAGCGTCGAGAAGATCCGCTTTGTCAACTCGGGCACCGAGGCGACGACCTCCGCCGTCCGCCTCGCCCGCGGCTACACCGGCCGGAACAAGATCGTCGTCATGCAGGGTGGGTACCACGGGGCCCAGGAGTCGACGCTGGTCGAAGGTGACGCCGAGAATCCACAGCCGTCTTCGGCGGGCGTCCCCCACTCGTTCGCCGAGCACACCCTTCCCGTCCCGTTCAACGACGAAGACGCGATGCGAGCGGTCTTCGAAGAACATGGCGAGGACATCGCGGCCGTGATGACCGAACCGATTCTCGGCAACTACGGCATCGTCTCCCCCGAGGACGGCTATCTCGAGTTCCTCCGGGAGCTCACCGACGAACACGGCTCGCTGTTCATCCTCGACGAGGTCATCACCGGCTTTCGCGTCGGCGGCCTCGGCTGTGCCCAGAGTGAGTTCGGCGTGACGCCCGACATTACCACCTTCGGAAAGATCATCGGGGGCGGCTTCCCCGTCGGCGCAATCGGCGGCAAAGCCCACATCATCGAGCAGTTCGCCCCCTCGGGGCCGGTCTTTCAGGCCGGCACCTTCTCGGGCCATCCCGTGACGATGGCCGCCGGCCTCGAGACGCTACAGTTCGCCGCCGAAAACGGCGTCTACGATCACGTCAACGGACTGGGTGAGCGGCTTCGGACGGGCCTCTCGGAGATCGTCGCCGACCAAGCGCCCGAGTACACCGTCGTCGGCACCGACAGCATGTTCAAAGTGATCTTCACGAGAGCAGGCCCCGGGAAGAACAGCCTGGACGAAGCCTGCACCGACGGCTGTCGACAGAACCCGACCTGTCCGCGTTACGACCACTGTCCGAAAAACGCCGCCGACGTCAAAAACGCCGAGACCGAACGCTGGCGGCGGGTCTTCTGGGGCCAGATGAAAGCGCAGGGGATCTTCCTCAGCCAAAACCAGTTCGAGTGTCAGTTCGTCAGCTACGCCCACACCGACGAGGACGTCGAACGGACCCTCGAGGCGTACAAAGAAGCCCTCTGA
- a CDS encoding ammonium transporter, translating to MIDPVVFEVSASDLESLATGMNLMWALTVTFLIFFMHAGFAMLEAGQVRSKNVANQLTKNMLTWAVGIGVFFVIGMGLSNNVGSALGGGESSPLTMFGEGSFDWAMWLFSAVFAMTAATIVSGAVAGRAKLRAYVAYTFLLAAVIYPVVAAMVWYAPGGTPILAAFGFADFAGGMVVHGVGGVAGLTAAWILGARMDKYNDDGTSNVIPGHSMTFAVLGTLILCFGWFGFNVGTAATVIDPGTFELADFDYVGSVAMVTALGMGLGAIGASVVSLKINGKVDTLYVANGMLAGLVGVTGPTDLITPMGAIAIGFLAGAQLPIVFRFVEQRLKIDDVCAVFPVHGSAGMLGLIIYPLWSIEGTAVGGGLVAGGILSIEAGAFVPQIVGVAVITIWTVAATAAIWGAFRLVGEARVTSEHERDGLDLAEHGVDTYPEFGKPEIATDGGELRTDGGSSTSESGIELVTAIVRPDRLGAIKQSLAEVGAPSLTVTNVSGRGSQPAKKGQWRGEEYTVDLHQKVKIECVVADVPTEDVVDAIREAANTGEPGDGKIFVLPVADACQVRTGETGTEAV from the coding sequence ATGATCGATCCTGTAGTCTTCGAGGTGAGTGCCTCCGATCTCGAGTCGCTCGCGACGGGGATGAACCTGATGTGGGCGCTCACCGTGACGTTCCTGATCTTTTTCATGCACGCCGGGTTCGCAATGCTCGAGGCGGGACAGGTCCGCTCGAAGAACGTCGCAAACCAGTTGACCAAGAACATGCTGACCTGGGCGGTCGGGATCGGCGTCTTCTTCGTGATCGGGATGGGACTCTCGAATAACGTTGGTTCAGCGCTTGGCGGCGGTGAGTCCTCGCCATTGACGATGTTCGGTGAGGGGTCGTTCGACTGGGCGATGTGGCTGTTCAGCGCGGTGTTCGCGATGACTGCCGCCACGATCGTCTCGGGGGCCGTCGCTGGTCGCGCGAAACTGCGTGCGTACGTTGCTTACACGTTCTTGCTCGCGGCGGTCATCTACCCGGTCGTCGCGGCGATGGTCTGGTACGCCCCCGGCGGGACGCCGATCCTCGCGGCCTTTGGCTTCGCGGACTTCGCGGGCGGGATGGTCGTCCACGGCGTTGGCGGCGTTGCTGGCCTCACCGCGGCCTGGATCCTCGGCGCACGGATGGACAAGTACAACGACGACGGGACGTCGAACGTCATCCCCGGTCACTCGATGACCTTCGCCGTCCTGGGAACGTTGATCCTCTGTTTCGGCTGGTTCGGCTTCAACGTCGGCACGGCTGCGACCGTGATCGACCCTGGAACCTTCGAACTCGCCGACTTCGACTACGTCGGTAGCGTCGCGATGGTCACGGCACTGGGGATGGGGCTGGGCGCGATCGGCGCTTCGGTCGTCTCGCTCAAAATCAACGGCAAGGTCGACACGTTGTATGTCGCCAACGGGATGCTGGCAGGCCTCGTCGGCGTCACTGGCCCGACTGACCTCATCACCCCCATGGGTGCGATCGCGATCGGCTTCCTCGCCGGCGCACAGCTCCCGATCGTCTTCCGATTCGTCGAACAGCGCCTGAAGATCGACGACGTCTGTGCGGTGTTCCCCGTCCACGGCTCTGCGGGCATGCTCGGGCTGATCATCTACCCGCTCTGGTCGATCGAGGGCACCGCGGTCGGCGGCGGCCTCGTCGCCGGCGGCATCCTCTCGATCGAAGCGGGCGCATTCGTTCCCCAGATCGTCGGCGTCGCCGTCATCACGATCTGGACCGTCGCCGCGACCGCGGCCATCTGGGGCGCGTTCAGACTCGTCGGCGAGGCTCGAGTCACCTCCGAACACGAACGCGACGGGCTGGACCTCGCCGAACACGGCGTCGACACCTACCCCGAGTTCGGCAAGCCTGAGATCGCCACCGACGGCGGCGAACTGCGCACCGACGGCGGCTCGAGCACCTCCGAGTCGGGCATCGAACTCGTCACTGCAATCGTCCGCCCCGACCGCCTGGGCGCGATCAAGCAGTCGCTGGCTGAAGTCGGCGCGCCGTCGCTGACCGTCACGAACGTCTCCGGCCGGGGCTCCCAGCCTGCGAAGAAAGGGCAGTGGCGCGGCGAGGAGTACACGGTCGACCTCCACCAGAAGGTCAAGATCGAGTGCGTCGTGGCCGACGTTCCGACCGAGGACGTCGTCGACGCCATCCGCGAGGCCGCGAACACTGGCGAACCCGGCGACGGGAAGATCTTCGTCCTCCCGGTCGCCGACGCCTGTCAGGTTCGCACCGGCGAGACTGGCACGGAGGCGGTCTAA
- the hemB gene encoding porphobilinogen synthase, with protein MDLTHRPRRLRQDRVRDLVSETSLEPTDFIAPVFVDATTDERVPIESMPGHERVPIDESVARVEEVLETGVEAVMLFGIPESKDPEGTRAWVDDGVVQEATRRITAETDAYVVTDVCLCEYTDHGHCGPLEKELRGEVDHEHGPGCDHDPTLTVDNDATLEALERIAVSHADAGADMVAPSGMMDGMVAAIRGALDDEGYDHVPIMSYAAKYESAFYGPFRDAADGAPSFGNRRHYQMDPANAREALREVRLDVEEGADVLMVKPALPYLDIVSALRREFDHPVAAYNVSGEYAMLHAAAEKGWLDIEAVALESLLSIKRAGADLILTYFAEDVAEELT; from the coding sequence ATGGACCTCACCCACCGACCCCGTCGACTCCGACAGGATCGGGTTCGCGACCTCGTCAGCGAGACGAGTCTCGAGCCCACCGATTTCATCGCCCCGGTGTTCGTCGACGCGACGACGGACGAGCGAGTGCCGATCGAGTCGATGCCCGGCCACGAGCGGGTGCCGATCGACGAGAGCGTTGCCCGCGTCGAGGAGGTGCTCGAGACCGGCGTCGAGGCCGTCATGCTCTTCGGAATCCCCGAATCGAAAGACCCCGAAGGTACCCGTGCGTGGGTCGACGACGGCGTCGTCCAGGAGGCGACCCGTCGGATCACCGCTGAAACGGACGCCTACGTCGTCACCGACGTCTGTCTCTGTGAGTACACCGACCACGGCCATTGCGGCCCGCTCGAGAAGGAACTTCGTGGTGAGGTCGACCACGAACACGGCCCCGGCTGTGACCACGATCCGACGCTGACCGTCGACAACGACGCGACGCTCGAGGCACTCGAGCGCATCGCCGTCTCCCATGCCGACGCCGGCGCGGACATGGTCGCTCCCAGCGGGATGATGGACGGGATGGTCGCCGCGATTCGCGGGGCACTGGACGACGAGGGCTACGACCACGTCCCGATCATGAGCTACGCCGCCAAGTACGAGAGTGCTTTCTACGGGCCGTTTCGCGACGCCGCCGACGGCGCGCCGAGCTTCGGGAACCGACGTCACTACCAGATGGACCCGGCGAACGCCCGCGAGGCGCTACGCGAGGTCCGCCTCGACGTCGAAGAGGGTGCGGACGTGCTGATGGTCAAACCCGCGCTGCCCTACCTCGACATCGTCTCTGCCCTGCGTAGAGAGTTCGACCACCCCGTCGCCGCCTACAACGTCTCCGGCGAGTACGCCATGCTTCACGCCGCCGCCGAGAAGGGGTGGCTCGACATCGAGGCCGTCGCGCTCGAGTCGCTGCTGTCGATCAAGCGGGCGGGTGCAGATCTGATCCTGACGTACTTCGCCGAGGACGTCGCCGAAGAACTCACGTAG